The following is a genomic window from Carassius auratus strain Wakin unplaced genomic scaffold, ASM336829v1 scaf_tig00214144, whole genome shotgun sequence.
CCCTCTCAAATTCTGAGTCTCCCAGTACACAAAATGTCTTTGATGTAACTTTTCATTAACAGTATGACATAAATCTCAAAATACCTACAACATTACATAAACATAACACAACCATCACATTACACCGTACCAATGAATGGGACCAGTTAAATGTTTGTAATGGAGCCTAATCTGTTGTTCTcttatgcaaatacattaaacaacTATACTAATAATGTTCGATTATGCAAGTCAACTAacacttaagtgtttttttttctctatcatGCAAAggtaacaaacactcactcaccCTTTGATAAATCTCGTACCACTTTTTCTGTCTAGGAGCAGGCCTGTTACCTTCATTTGATGGCCAAATTCCTGTGCTGGAAAACTTTTTTAAACGCGAAATCCATTCAGCGTCCGACATAGCTTTATGTGATTTTTGTTGTTTGACAGACATTTTTATTGACTTTGATGAAACAGTTTTGAAAgaacaattaaaacaattaaattacactaataataaaaaaataaaatacaaaaaaaaattgcaattagatGATAATTTCTTAACTGTTGTCATCGGTaatatttactttactttatactttattgTCAGACTGTGTCTAAAATTTTTCTTGCATAACAGTATTTATGTTTACAACATTTAACATACATTCTACATTGACATTCACTCTAGCacgtacaattatacatttcatacaaCATTTATACATCTGCAACACCGTCCCAATACTCTTGATCTCTGATTAGGTGTTTTTGTTCAGTGcaagtctggagaaaacaaagagcttggacaaggagttgtgtgcctgctctgatcggaagggtctaatcttccgaacgttgtacaaggcaaatcttcaggaccgggccagtgcagcaatatggcctttgaaacttcacaaaacctgaagacgttgaagacaaggatgagtttttagacactttttgaaaagggttaaagcctccgctgcttgaattgagataggcaggccgatccaccagctgggaacagtccaggaaaaggtccttgagagtgattttgtgcctctttgggatggcaccacgaggcatcgttcacttgcagaaagcaagcgtaggtctgcaccagcgactttaggtatattgctgcagagccagtggttatcttgtaggcaaacatcagtaccttgaatctgatgcgaacagctattggtagccagtgcaaaattatgaagagaggtgtgacgtgggctttctttggctcgttgaagaccagtctcgctgctgcatcctggatcagttgcagaggcttgatagtttggccggaagacccgccaagggagcatagcagtagtccagtctggagaaaacaaagagcttggacaaggagttgtgtggcctgctctgatcggaagggtctaatcttccgaacgttgtacaaggcaaatcttcaggaccgggccagtgcagcaatatggcctttgaaacttcacaaaacctcaggaggacgtggccacgtgttacatgcatatgagagggatgctattgctgccttcatgtagcattagccagcatgcatgcagaattttgacttcactgtaaataaaaggattgcacgggcctacacgcaatgtcgctggatgagattcagggaatttacctggaacctcacagttttccacaaagcatcatttcacctgccctgaagaggagctgtggccttttgcccccaggagacacagggaaacccacacgaaaggggacagagaacctcactctttctttctaagccacgggtgtcaaactcagtccctggaaggccggagacctgcagagtttagattcaagcctgatagaacacacctgatccaactaatcatgcccttcaggctcatttgaaaactacatgccttgtgtgtttgagaagggttggaacaacactctacagggctcgggccctaaaggaatttagtttgacacccctggtctaagctctctcagttatcagaaaaaaagcacaccctgccccgtgtgaggctcgaactacGCCTTCAGAGTTATGAGACTGACGCACtgctaactgcgccaacgaggcccgtagGCTagagggggcccgaacagagataaagtagcttctaggtccctggtttcaggtgtggCTCGAACAGggcatctctagccaggcaagggtgtcaggatggccgagcggtctaagagCGCTGCGtccaggtcgcagtctcccctggaggcgtgggttcgaatcccacttctgacagacctatcctttggctgcagacagagacttcagtcttctgcacgttgggccagcagggcgttaactttgacaaaacaacGCATTAGGCAGATGCTAGTATTAATTGGCAGGCGTTGAAggcaaggatgagtttttagacactttttgaaaatggttaaagcctccgctgctcgaattgagataggcaagcagatccaccagctgggaacagtccaggaaaaggtcttgagagtgattttgtgcctctttgggatggcaccacgaggcatcgttcacttgcagaaagcaagcataGTTCTgaaccagcgactttaggtatgttgctgcagagccagtggttatcttgtaggcaaacatcagtaccttgaatctgatgcgaacagctattggtagccagtgcaaaattatgaagagaggtgtgacgtgggctttctttggctcgttgaagaccactctcgctgctgcatcctggatcagttgcagaggcttgatagtacgtgccggaagacccgccaagggagcgtaACAGTAGTCCGGTCTGGAGaaaacaagagcttggacaaggagttgtgtggcctgctctgatcggaagggtctaatcttccgaacgttgtacaaggcaaatcttcaggaccgggccagtgcagcaatatggcctttgaaacttcacaaaacctcaggaggacgtggccacgtgttacatgaatatgagagggatgctattctGCCTtcgtgtagcattagccagcatgaatgcagaattttgacttcattgtaaataaaaggattgcacgggcctacacgcaatgtcgctggatgagattcagggaatttacctggaacctcacagttttccacaaagcatcatttcacctgccctgaagaggagctgtggccttttgcccccaggagacacagggaaacccacacgaaaggggacagagaacctcactctgtctttctgagccacgggtgtcaaactcagtccccggaaggccggagacctgcagagtttagattcaagcctgattgaacacacctgatccaaccaatcatgcccttcaggctcatttgaaaactacacgccttgtgtttttgagaagggttggaacaacactctacagggctcgggccctaaaggaatttagtttgatacccctggtctaagctctctcagttatcagaaaaaaagcacCACCCtgcccgtgtgaggctcgaactcacgaccttcagattatgagactgacgcgctgcctaactgcgccaacgaggcccgtgggctagagggggcccgaacagagataaagtagcttctaggtccctggtttcaggtgtggctcgaacaggccatctctagccaggcaagggtgtcaggatggccgagtggtctaaggcgctgcgttcaagCTGGGGAACAATAGTCAGTCAAAGACGGGGAAGAAGGGAAGAAAAGAGggaaggaagaaaaagagaaggggaagaagagaaagaaaaaatgaaaaaaagaaagggtGAAATTGACATTCAAAGCCCAATCTTCCTTAGCATGCGCGCAGTGATACATCTTCTGGTTTCTTCTTGCGTTAAATTCGCGCATTTATATTACACTGTTTCCTATTGCAGGTGCTCCCCGCGACCCAGGTTTGAATCCAGCTAAAGACAActttttgtaatattgttaattgctttaaataaataatgtttcaatgttaattaaatgtatatatgtgctttgtttgatattttttgtcATGAAAATGTAAGTACACGAatggaaatgtgttttgttattattagttatttagtagttgttgtattcataatttattcTGATTAAGCATATTATTATTGCAGTTGTATTGATATTTATTCTGATTAAGGATTTTTACATCTTACATTCAGGATCTTACATTTATTCGACACATTCAAATCTGTCATTTCTAATTAAAGATGAAAATATTCATATGCTGGAAAATGTCTGTGACAAATGacaaatgcaaattattttttgtaaacacgttttattttttcagtgtactgatgaaatGGTTATATTAAAGTGCAAATTACAAAAAATCTGTCTTttgccaattattattttatttttacaattatgccaatagaacaataataaatattaaacaaattaaattttaaataagttttaaaacaactttaaatcaaaagggaaataaaatgaattttttttttaactgaacagtaataaatataaaattaaataagttttcaaacaataaattaaaaaggtaaataaaacagtaaatacagttttaaaatacaaacacaaataagttaaataggtttttaaaaagcagtaaataaaatattaaataatgttcaacacaaataataactataactatatttaaacaactatatacacactacaataaataaaaatatatacattatttgggAACAGTTCTCCGCATTTCCTCTAACCACTGTTCTTTTGTAACAGTTTCAGACTGTGGGCAGTATACTTTGCCCCTGTACTGGCTATGTCCTGTTGCACTGGTTTTGAAATGTCCGCATTTCTTGCAAGTGTTCGCCTCTACAGTTCTCTTGTAGGGTCTCTTAGGCATGGTTTGGGGATTGGCAGCTGGTTGTGAACTTGTGCCCTGCACAACTGTAGGATGTAACAGTGGCATCCCCTGAACCACTGGCATTCCCTGGACCATCGGGATTCCCTGAACCATTGGCATTCCCTGAACCATTGGCATCCTCTGGACCATTGGCATGCCCTGGACCATTGGCATGCCCTGGACCATTTGCATGCCCTGGACCATTGGCAGTCTTTGAGCCATTGGCATGCCCTGGAACATTGGCACACCCTGAAGCATTGGCACACCCGGGAAACCTGGTGCTGCAGGTATAAGTATATTGGGTACCATCTGCACTGATGCTCCAGGTGCTGATGGCGTAACCAACATAGTAGTCTGTGTTGGTGCCTTGGGTCTGAGAGGAGGTCGCCCAGTAGAGGTGTGCCTCTGTTTTGCCTGACCTGCTGTGCTCTCTGGTAGCTTGTACTGGTGCTGCTCCCCTGATTGTTCTGGCTCAGTCCGTAGGCGTTTGGCAGCCTGGAGAGGTTCCTGAGCTTCAGGGAGGGGCTGAGGCAACTGAATGCCCTGAATCAGCACAGACAGTTCCTGCTTTTTCTGTCTGTTGTTATACCACTGAATCAGGGTATTCTGGTTAACCTCCACCAGCTGCATTGAGGTTCCTCCCATCACCAAGCTGTTGCCCAGTACAAGCTGCCTTATCCTCCTGTAATCCTGGAGGATTAGAGACCATCTCGACAGCGTTCCCTTGCCTTTTCTCTTGGGGCTTGGGTGGGTATTGCAAAGCCTGATGAAGATGGTTTCCACCAGACGGCAACAGTCAGGCCACTGAGCAGGTGCGCTGCTTGCTCCCAGCACACTTCTGATGGTGCTCTCTACTCCTGGGGTTTTAGTGGGCCTCTTTGGTACTCTGAAGCGTCCACTCAGCAGTCTCTTCTGGTGTCTAGCTGCATACACCACCCGTTGCTTGTCCTGGTCAGCCAGGTTCTGCCAAAGTTCAATTATGGTGCTGGCTTCCTGATTGGTCAGGCTAAGGGCTGTGTGACCCCGGAGCTCCACCAGATATTCGGCCAGCTTGTCCACATGTTGGTATCCCGGGACATTTTGGTAGTCAACAGCCTATTAAGAAAACAAGCacaaataataatcacatttgttaAATGCCTAGTTCCATAACTAGTTCCATTGATGTGTTGCTGTTTAACACAATCTGTATAGTACAAAGCACTaactaaataaaactgatttgttGCCTACTAATGACTTTAGTTTAAAATCTGAGCAAAGTCTGGATATAAAGCAGTAGCAAGAAGTATATGTTGATCAatccttattttaatttaatatagtttatttgaaagaaatagagAGGAGTGGCACTTACAGtctcttcatcgtcatcatcatcctgACCAGCATCCTCTGGCTCTGAGGAGAGTGGTGAAACAGATGTTTCAGAGGGAAAAGGTGGCACAGCAGTCCCCGAGGGTCCAGGTGATGAAGGAGCAGGTGTAGGATCAGGGACCAGTGAAGGGGATGTGGAACCCAGTACAGCCGTGTCACTGCTGGTGACCACGGTGGAAGAACCCAATGTCAGAGTGGAGGAGGGAGGTGACAGAACATCCTCGGGATCTGCAATTGTGTGATCCTCGCTGACATCACAGAAGCCCTCATCTTCATCTCGCTCCTCCACATTAAGTTCCTCGATGAGCTCTGCCGTCTCTTCAGAGTCTGGGTTCATGTCCTGCAGTGCCTGACCAGTCTGCTGGAATAGATACTGCACTCCAATAAGCTCACCtggaataaaaacaattaataggAATTAAATATAATTGCTGTGCAACATATTTGATACATAAGGCCTTTGTAGTTGTTCATATATTGTTATAGTGTGAGATCATGGAGATCATAGtacaggagaaaaagaaaaaaaaggccatAAACCTATAACTGTGGGGCcaaaacaaagaaatacaatACAATGATGACTGAGAAACTTACAAATACAATTACTCAAATGTAACTCAAATGTAATTACTCAAATGTTACTACATGTAACTTGACTTTTCTAATCAAGTAAACCAAAGTAACTTCAGTACAGTAAATGGTCAccaaatattactaataataatcaaGTTATTCTTTCTAAAAATTAactactttctaataaaaaagatTCCACAGCAAAATGACATGTGATTTATGAGATTAAGGTAGACGTTTGTACAATTGTACTGAAAGGCCTTTTACTTGAAAGAAAATATCGATCAGATGACAGAGGGcatgtttcaagaaaaaaaaagttgatcaaGTTGATAGTTTATAGTTCAAAAATACAGATACAAAGTACACTGTATaggcttaaataaaatattgactgAGACTACACGGGAATTGCAagttaattaacaataataaattattttaccgGTGTAACGTGCAGGGGGACAAAACGTGGGGACCACTTTCCTGCCAAACAGCTTTTCATAATTGCTGTTTACACAGTGAACAAGTTCTCCTGTGTAGCTGCGTAAAGCTGATGGCTCAGATGACATGGAAGCTGCCTCCCGATCCTGGTTCCACCTGTGTAGACCCTCCAACAAATAAATCTGAAAGTTCAGACTGTTTGCACTGGTCCCTTTAAACAGACAACAGTTTTTAGGCAATGttaaacacacagacacttaAATGTTCTTTCTTTGCACATGCAGTGTGTGTTCGACAAATACATACCTGGGATGAAACGGTTAAGGTGTAAATGAAAGGATTCAAGAGAAGTGGAGCCTCTGGCACATCTGTAAGTCTTCAGAAGCACACCTCCCTTGGTTAGGCTCCCGGTCTCAGTATAGAGGACAACACCAAGAGGGTCTTGGATACACTTGATGTGCTTCTTTTGGACACACCAGATGTGCTCCATCCTTTCTCGATCCAAGAGAGGAACCCCCAGAGAGTCATTTCCCTTGCTGCTCAGGAGTTCTGTAAGCAGTTGTTCAAGGAGAAGGATGGTAGTCTCCTCTCCACGGGTCCTCCTCCGGCAATGTAGAGCCAGCTCCTCCCTGGTCAGATGCTTGTTTACATCTTCATCTgtcagcgcaggccaaccctggGACATCAACAGCTCTCTCTTTGCTTTGCGAAGGATAGAGACGTCAGCTGCATCCCATTCAAAGATGCATGCTGATAGCCGTGACATGAAAATGGGGTACAACTGATGGGCATCAGTTGTACACCCCAAGGCAATCCTGCGCATAAAATGCCAGATGTCCAAGCGTATCATGAGATCTGGCCAGCCCCTAAACCTGGTTTTCAGCTTGCTCTCGCTCACCTCACTGCAGCACCCACAGTCCACGTACAACACAGAAGGTGGATTTACACCAGCCTGCTGGTATCTTTTCACCAGACCGTCTACCATCATGTCAAGTCCTGCTCCTTCCTGGGCTGTCAGCACACTTATGAGCACCTGACCAAACTCGTTGCCAACAGAGGTAAGCCAGAGTCCCGTTCCCCTCGCTGTCCCAGCCAGCTTCTTGGTGATCTGTAATAAGAGATGATATGAAGCATGCtgtaaatataaatcaaacaTCACACCATGAAAAATACAGATACAGTGCCATGCTGGTATATAAACACCATTAATGAACAAATCCACAACTAACCTTTTTAGTAGAATCCATCTTCAAGACAGAGCCATAGGTGGATGTTATTCTGGCATGGATTTCATCCAGCCTGGTCAGAATGTCTTGGCTGTAAACGGTGAGCAACCACTTGCAGCTTGGCACCACCGTAGGCTCTGGGGGCTCCTGGAAATTTACTGGCATCACCCCGGGTTGATTGAGGAAGTCAACACATTGGGTGGTGTACCGGGCCAGACGATGGAGCCACTGCTCGCTGTGGTTTTCACGCAGCTGCTTTATCACCCTAGTGGGACTATTGCCTAAGCCACGCTCACGCAAGAGCCTGATGACCCGCATATCACAGGCGTACCTTAGGAAAAGCAAAATccacatattcatatattttagctatttaattgtaaagtatttgcatacatacacacacgtgATGATGGGCTAACAACTGGATGAGGAATGAAAGTGTACTTACTTCCGCGTGAGGATGACCTGAAACTCAGAGCGATGGCCCAGATCTAGCTGTTGCAGGACAGTCTGACTCCAGGACACATGCGAGGCTCTACACTTTGTACAGATAAGGGTTTCTGTGACCATATTGTATGTTCTGTCAATGTCTAGAACCTGCCGTGCCCTTTTGTGCAGACCACCTCCTGTCAGCTGATGTTGTCCGCAGGCTGGATTGGGACAGAGAACCTTAACCCTCCACAGCTTGTATGGCATCCACAGCAGAAGAGTATGACAAAAGAATCTGTCTGGAGCTGGAGCCTGATTGTAAATAAGTGCTGGTTGTGGGGGGTAATACCAGAGCTGGAGGTCATCACGAAGTGCTGGCTTTCCTTTGGATCCAATTTTGAAAAGCCTTTTGCCAATCCACTTGTGATCCTCTGGTGGTATGGTCTCAGACCACAAACGAGGAAGTTGAACTACAGATGGACCTTGCAATAATGCCCCAGAAGGAGCAGTCTGTGATGGAAAAAAAGGCAAAACATTAAGTTTAGTAagttcattttactttttaatcactttaagaattttatttgtatcCCTGATTACTTTCACATAAAATCATCATTGTATTACATGGTATTACAATGATTATTACGACAATGAAACTGATAACTTTACATTATACACGGAAGTCAtccaaaaaaaggaacaaaataatcctgaaatcctgttgaatatgaaataaaaaagaattctGAGACTTTATAACCAATATCTATTTATTCTGACACATGAATGTTAACATCTATACACTGTTTATCATCAATAAATCAGTATCATGTAAACTCAATTGACATTATGACAATAgtttgattgttgttgtttttttcagcatgaaTGTGTTTTAAGGAACTACTGGTTATAAAAGTAATATTCAATTTTCATGGCATGTAATCCTTTTTACATCTCCATTAAGTGTCTGGTAAAAgctgatttaattacatttttggacCAACAGAATATGAAATTACTTACAGAGACGGTCCTGCATGGCTGAGCGGGATTGGACACATCTGCAGTGGCTCTGGGGACAGGGGTTGGAACTGTAGGATCTGGTGTCTGTACAATCATGAAGTAAAATATAGATTTTGCAAATAGAACATTACAATAACTTAGTCGTCCTAGATTAAATCATACACTACAGTTGCAAAGTTTGAGGCCCAAATGTTTATAAAAGAAAcctattctgctcaccaaggttgcatttgataaaaaatacagttaaaaactaAAAAGATAGTTAAATTGTGGaacattactacaatttaaagtttaaaaataggaaatgtaatttatttatacgGTGGCAAGAaccaattttcagcatcattactccagtcttcagtgttacatgatccttcagaaaccattctattGAACATAAACCTTCATTATTAGTTGAAAACGTGAAAATAGCTGATAATAAAACTGCATTACAGTGGTTGCCACACTTATGGTGTTGGGGAAAgcacacaaagatgaaaatcaagggtaaataatctttaattaaCCCACACAAAGGAAGGCAGTAACACATAGACCAAGACAAACTGAACAGACTAAAATTTAAGTAGACAGACCAATGAGGGACAAATGAGTAAATTAACTAGACACAGATTAACTGAATGACATAATCAAGAGGAGACACAAACTAGGTTGAGGAACATGAGGAGAGAAAATACAAAAGTCCATAAATATGACAGGTGGTATTTTTCAGAATTAAGtttgaagaacagcatttatttgaaatagaaatcgttGTACATGATGttgaatagaaatcttttgtgtctgagattttttttatcaatttaatgcctcCTTTTTCAATAAAAGTAACACTATCTTAACATcaataacttttgaatagtaatttatatgaaatctatttataaaatataacttttttgtttattaatatatggttttctgttattaaaaaatagtttaaatagtttaataatttgTATAGAATGGAACGTGAAACGTGTCTTCATAGAGTACAATATAGATTATGCCATTACTTACAGAGACTGTAGTGCTTGGTCTAGAGGCACTAGACACTGCTGCGCTGGGCTGGTCTTCAGCCTGAGAAGTTCTCCTGGCCAAACTGAGATTTGGCTTTGCTGCAGCAATGTGAGACCCGGTAAATCTTGATTTGGTAAACTAAAAATGTGAGAAGACAGAATGTGTTATAATAGCAAGCATTACTATTTGtgttaatat
Proteins encoded in this region:
- the LOC113091215 gene encoding uncharacterized protein LOC113091215; the protein is MNPDSEETAELIEELNVEERDEDEGFCDVSEDHTIADPEDVLSPPSSTLTLGSSTVVTSSDTAVLGSTSPSLVPDPTPAPSSPGPSGTAVPPFPSETSVSPLSSEPEDAGQDDDDDEETAVDYQNVPGYQHVDKLAEYLVELRGHTALSLTNQEASTIIELWQNLADQDKQRVVYAARHQKRLLSGRFRVPKRPTKTPGVESTIRSVLGASSAPAQWPDCCRLVETIFIRLCNTHPSPKRKGKGTLSRWSLILQDYRRIRQLVLGNSLVMGGTSMQLVEVNQNTLIQWYNNRQKKQELSVLIQGIQLPQPLPEAQEPLQAAKRLRTEPEQSGEQHQYKLPESTAGQAKQRHTSTGRPPLRPKAPTQTTMLVTPSAPGASVQMVPNILIPAAPGFPGVPMLQGVPMFQGMPMAQRLPMVQGMQMVQGMPMVQGMPMVQRMPMVQGMPMVQGIPMVQGMPVVQGMPLLHPTVVQGTSSQPAANPQTMPKRPYKRTVEANTCKKCGHFKTSATGHSQYRGKVYCPQSETVTKEQWLEEMRRTVPK